One window of the Allosaccharopolyspora coralli genome contains the following:
- a CDS encoding DEAD/DEAH box helicase, translating to MRAGTREAITLTITNNRGSESSVDDTPAPETSPTAKPDTTDKHALEHAETGGEDVDVDQVRHLHAEGAAPATPTFAELGVKSEIVRALSQAGIEHTFAIQELTLPLALRGEDLIGQARTGTGKTLGFGVPLLQRVQNPGDGTPQVLVVVPTRELCVQVTRDLTDAGKHLGVRTLAVYGGRPYEPQIEALQKGVDVVIGTPGRLLDLAEQQHLVLGKVNGLVLDEADEMLDLGFLPDIERILRMVPEQRQTMLFSATMPGPIINLARTFLQQPTHIRAEQADAGAVHERTEQFVYRAHAMDKTELLARALQATDRGLTMIFSRTKRTAQRLADDLAERGFASAAVHGDLGQGAREQALRAFRGGKVDILVATDVAARGIDVEDVTHVINLQCPDDEKTYVHRIGRTGRAGKTGVAITLVDWDEEPRWKLISDALDLGKPQPVETYSTSPHLYTDLDIPSDASGRLPLSQRTRSGLSSEPDEDAKRAPRRRGRGRGGESKQNGEAGESRPAGRRKRRRTRGGANAEDAKAPSEAATSNGSGQQEAPGSDRPRRRRRRGGSGRGGNSAPAAE from the coding sequence GTGCGCGCAGGTACGAGAGAGGCGATCACCCTGACGATCACGAACAACCGGGGCTCCGAGAGCTCCGTAGACGACACCCCGGCCCCCGAGACCAGCCCGACCGCGAAGCCCGACACGACAGACAAGCACGCCCTCGAGCACGCCGAGACCGGCGGCGAGGACGTCGACGTCGATCAGGTCCGGCACCTGCACGCCGAGGGCGCCGCACCCGCGACGCCGACGTTCGCAGAACTGGGCGTGAAGTCCGAGATCGTGCGGGCGCTCTCGCAGGCCGGCATCGAGCACACGTTCGCCATCCAGGAACTCACGCTGCCGCTGGCGTTGCGGGGCGAAGACCTGATCGGGCAGGCGCGCACCGGCACCGGCAAGACCCTGGGCTTCGGTGTGCCGCTGCTGCAGCGGGTCCAGAACCCGGGCGACGGCACGCCGCAGGTACTCGTCGTGGTCCCGACCCGTGAGCTGTGTGTGCAGGTCACCCGGGACCTGACGGACGCGGGCAAGCACCTGGGTGTGCGCACCCTCGCGGTCTACGGCGGCAGGCCGTACGAACCGCAGATCGAGGCGCTGCAGAAGGGCGTCGACGTCGTCATCGGCACGCCGGGTCGGCTGCTCGACCTCGCCGAACAGCAGCACCTGGTGCTCGGCAAGGTCAACGGGCTGGTGCTCGACGAGGCCGACGAGATGCTCGACCTCGGCTTCCTGCCGGACATCGAGCGGATCCTGCGGATGGTGCCCGAGCAGCGGCAGACGATGCTGTTCTCGGCGACGATGCCGGGGCCGATCATCAACCTGGCCCGCACTTTCCTGCAGCAGCCCACCCACATCCGTGCCGAGCAGGCCGACGCGGGCGCGGTGCACGAGCGCACCGAGCAGTTCGTCTACCGCGCGCACGCGATGGACAAGACCGAACTGCTCGCGCGGGCACTGCAGGCCACCGACCGCGGACTGACGATGATCTTCAGCCGGACGAAGCGGACCGCGCAGCGCCTCGCCGACGATCTCGCCGAGCGCGGGTTCGCGTCGGCCGCGGTGCACGGCGACCTCGGCCAGGGCGCCCGCGAGCAGGCACTCCGGGCGTTCCGAGGCGGCAAGGTCGACATTCTGGTGGCCACCGACGTGGCGGCTCGCGGCATCGACGTCGAGGACGTCACACACGTGATCAACCTGCAGTGCCCGGACGACGAGAAGACCTACGTGCACCGCATCGGCCGCACCGGCCGAGCGGGCAAGACCGGTGTGGCGATCACGCTCGTCGACTGGGACGAGGAGCCCCGCTGGAAGCTCATCAGCGACGCGCTCGACCTCGGCAAGCCGCAGCCGGTGGAGACCTACTCCACGTCGCCGCACCTCTACACCGACCTCGACATCCCTTCGGACGCCAGTGGTCGGCTGCCGCTCTCGCAGCGCACCCGGTCGGGACTGTCGTCGGAGCCGGACGAGGACGCGAAACGCGCGCCACGCCGCCGTGGACGCGGCCGAGGTGGCGAGTCCAAACAGAACGGCGAAGCAGGCGAGAGCCGTCCGGCGGGTCGACGCAAGCGGCGTCGCACTCGCGGCGGCGCGAACGCGGAGGACGCCAAGGCGCCGTCGGAGGCCGCGACCTCGAACGGCTCCGGCCAGCAGGAGGCGCCCGGTTCGGACCGTCCGCGTCGCCGTCGTCGCCGGGGTGGTTCCGGCCGGGGCGGCAACTCCGCTCCCGCAGCGGAATGA
- a CDS encoding ferritin-like fold-containing protein has product MGDKYEEGVVDLLAALAYGELSAFDRLAEDARAAPTLTGRAALAKMAAAEMGHYRVLEEQLARRGATVETKMQPFVQAFDDFNESTAPHSWHESLVKAYVGDGLAADFYREIAEWLDPETKRIVLSVVDDTGHSAFAEREVLAACADDRTLRDKLALWGRRLLGEAVTQAQRVAAERDALSELIIRGSGDLTGIATLFRKLQSNHTKRMQRLGLA; this is encoded by the coding sequence ATGGGGGACAAGTACGAGGAAGGTGTCGTCGACCTGCTGGCCGCACTCGCCTACGGCGAGTTGTCCGCGTTCGACCGTTTGGCCGAGGACGCCCGCGCCGCACCCACCCTGACCGGGCGGGCGGCGCTGGCCAAGATGGCGGCCGCCGAGATGGGGCACTACCGGGTGCTCGAAGAACAACTCGCCCGGCGTGGCGCCACTGTCGAGACCAAGATGCAGCCGTTCGTGCAAGCCTTCGACGACTTCAACGAATCCACCGCCCCGCACTCCTGGCACGAATCGCTGGTCAAGGCTTACGTCGGTGACGGGCTCGCCGCCGATTTCTACCGCGAGATCGCCGAATGGCTCGATCCGGAGACCAAACGGATCGTGCTGTCGGTCGTCGACGACACCGGCCACTCCGCCTTCGCCGAACGCGAGGTCCTCGCCGCTTGCGCCGACGACCGGACCCTGCGCGACAAGCTCGCGCTCTGGGGTCGCAGGCTGCTGGGCGAGGCGGTCACCCAGGCGCAGCGGGTCGCGGCGGAACGGGACGCGCTCTCCGAGCTGATCATCCGCGGGTCCGGGGACCTCACCGGCATCGCGACGCTGTTCCGGAAGCTGCAGTCCAACCACACGAAACGCATGCAACGCCTCGGCCTGGCCTGA